A stretch of Microtus pennsylvanicus isolate mMicPen1 chromosome 5, mMicPen1.hap1, whole genome shotgun sequence DNA encodes these proteins:
- the LOC142851111 gene encoding olfactory receptor 5B12-like, with protein MENSTEVTEFILAGLTDDPELQLPLFIVFLLIYLCTVLGNVGMTGLILLDSRLHTPMYLLLSHLSLVDFGYSSAITPKVMAGLISTDKIISHNACGTQFFFFVGFITTESFLLAAMAYDRYAAVCKPLHYTTIMTTNTCTCLTVSSYVCGFLNSSIHTGNIFRLSFCKSNVIDHFFCDAPPLLAISCSDTTVSEMVIFFVVGFNALFSIVVISISYLFIFITILRMRSSEGRQKAFSTCASHLTAVSIFYGTIIFMYLQPSSSHTMDTDKVASVFYTMVIPMLNPLVYSLRNKEVKSAFRKAVGTAKSSVTFLF; from the coding sequence ATGGAGAACAGTACAGAAGTGACTGAGTTCATTCTTGCAGGTTTAACAGATGACCCAGAGCTCCAGCTCCCTCTCTTCATTGTCTTCCTTCTCATCTATCTCTGCACTGTGCTTGGGAACGTGGGAATGACAGGACTGATTCTGCTGGACTCACGCCTCCACACTCCCATGTACCTTCTCCTCAGTCACCTGTCTCTGGTGGActttggttattcctcagctatCACTCCCAAGGTAATGGCAGGACTCATTTCAACAGATAAAATCATATCCCACAATGCTTGTGGCACCCAATTCTTCTTTTTTGTGGGATTTATAACCACAGAAAGTTTCCTGCTGGCTGCCATGGCTTATGACCGCTATGCAGCAGTGTGTAAGCCCCTGCATTACACCACCATCATGACGACAAACACATGTACTTGTCTGACCGTAAGCTCCTATGTCTGTGGCTTCCTGAATTCCTCCATCCACACTGGGAACATCTTTAGGCTCTCCTTCTGTAAGTCCAATGTTATAGACCACTTCTTCTGTGATGCCCCTCCTCTCCTGGCCATCTCATGCTCAGACACCACTGTTAGTGAGATGGTAATTTTCTTTGTGGTGGGTTTTAATGCTCTCTTCTCTATTGTAGTCATCTCTATCTCCTATCTGTTTATATTCATCACTATTCTGCGGATGCGATCATCTGAAGGGCGCCAGAAGGCCTTTTCCACCTGTGCTTCCCATCTCACTGCAGTCTCTATCTTCTATGGAACAATCATCTTCATGTACTTACAGCCCAGCTCCAGTCACACCATGGACACTGACAAGGTGGCATCTGTGTTCTACACCATGGTCATCCCCATGCTGAACCCGCTggtctacagcctgaggaacaaagaggtcaagagtGCATTCAGAAAAGCTGTGGGAACTGCAAAATCTTCTGTAACATTCTTATTTTAG
- the LOC142851112 gene encoding olfactory receptor 5B2-like, which translates to MSYLENGTKVTQFTLLGLTDNPDLEVSLFMTFTLIYLITLIGNLGMIVLIWLDSRLHTPMYLFLSNLSLADCVYSSAVTPKVMAGLLTGDKVISYGGCVAQMFFFVSFASVDCFLLAVMAFDRHAAVCKPLHYTTTMTTRVCTHMVIGCYAWGLFESAVHTGFTFSLSFCRSNTVHHFFCDIPPILALSCSDIHVNEIVLFILASFNVCFALIVILTSYAFIFIAILRMHSAEGRKKAFSTCASHLTAVSIFYGTVIFMYLQPSSSHSMDNDQMASVFYTIVVPMLNPIVYSLRNKEVHSAFKKVVEKMKTLVSS; encoded by the coding sequence atgtcataCTTGGAGAATGGCACTAAAGTGACTCAGTTTACCCTTTTGGGATTGACTGACAACCCAGATCTGGAAGTCTCCCTGTTCATGACATTCACCCTCATCTATCTCATCACACTGATCGGGAACTTGGGCATGATTGTGTTGATCTGGCTGGACTCCCGTCTCCACACTCCCATGTACCTTTTCCTCAGTaatctgtctctggcagactGTGTTTACTCCTCAGCTGTGACACCAAAGGTGATGGCTGGGCTTCTCACAGGGGATAAAGTTATCTCCTATGGGGGATGTGTTGCCCAGATGttcttctttgtgtcttttgCGAGTGTAGACTGTTTCCTACTTGCTGTCATGGCTTTTGACAGACATGCTGCAGTTTGCAAGCCCTTACATTATACCACTACCATGACTACTAGAGTGTGTACTCACATGGTGATTGGCTGCTATGCCTGGGGCTTATTTGAGTCTGCTGTACATACTGGATttaccttctccctctccttctgccgtTCTAATACAGTCCATCATTTTTTCTGTGATATCCCTCCAATCCTGGCTCTTTCTTGTTCTGATATCCATGTGAATGAGATTGTCCTTTTTATCTTAGCCTCATTCAATGTCTGTTTTGCTCTGATAGTTATCTTGACCTCCTATGCTTTCATATTCATTGCTATCCTGAGGATGCATTCAGCAGAAGGACGGAAGAAAGCCTTCTCTACTTGTGCATCCCACCTCACTGCTGTGTCCATATTCTATGGAACTGTAATCTTCATGTATCTCCAGCCCAGTTCTAGTCATTCCATGGACAATGACCAAATGGCATCCGTGTTCTACACCATAGTAGTTCCCATGTTGAACCCAATTGTCTATAGCTTAAGGAATAAAGAAGTTCATAGTGCTTTCAAGAAAGTTGTAGAGAAAATGAAGACTTTGGTAAgctcctaa